Proteins found in one Bartonella krasnovii genomic segment:
- a CDS encoding TIGR02300 family protein, whose protein sequence is MAKQELGTKRVDPETGKKFYDLNRDPIVSPYTGISYPRSYFEVAAAEANNEEEVDTEELDTALEKSAFMLLEEDDDNSKDDDLPDLEDSDVDLGDDDDTFLSHDDDDEDDDVTDILGSGVSNDDDA, encoded by the coding sequence ATGGCAAAACAGGAACTTGGAACGAAACGTGTTGATCCAGAAACAGGAAAAAAATTTTACGATCTAAATCGCGACCCTATTGTGTCACCTTATACAGGAATTTCTTATCCGCGTTCTTATTTTGAGGTTGCGGCTGCTGAAGCAAACAACGAAGAAGAAGTGGATACTGAAGAGCTTGATACAGCACTTGAAAAGTCTGCTTTTATGCTTCTTGAAGAGGATGATGACAATTCTAAAGATGATGATCTGCCTGATCTGGAAGATAGTGATGTCGATCTCGGGGATGACGACGATACATTTTTATCTCACGATGATGACGATGAGGATGATGACGTTACCGATATTCTTGGAAGCGGCGTTTCTAATGATGACGATGCCTAA
- the aroA gene encoding 3-phosphoshikimate 1-carboxyvinyltransferase — MQKAIPITAYKSSSLSGKIRIPGDKSISHRSLILGGLASGETYIHGLLESADVLNTAAAMQAMGAYMIKKDDLWIIRGTGNGCLLAAQKPLDFGNSGTGARLIMGMVGSYHMKTTFMGDASLSKRPMGRILEPLRLMGVDIEATHGDHLPLTLYGPKIANPIRYRVPIASSQVKSAVLLAGLNTAGITTVIEPVLTRDHTEKMLKAFGAKLEIERDKEGARLIHLNGYPHLTGQTIYVPGDPSSAAFLIVAALLVEDSDITIENVLINSSRIGLIKTLWEMGAQIEFLNQRQTGGEDVADLRIKSSILKGVSVPKERAPSMIDEYPALAVAAAFAEGKTVMLGIEELRVKESDRLSAVAQGLKINHVDCEEGKDFLIVHGKGSGKGLGGGYVTTYLDHRIAMCFLIFGLASEKPVTIDDKRMIATSFPEFIPFIKQLGGKIA; from the coding sequence ATGCAAAAAGCAATCCCTATAACCGCCTATAAATCGAGTAGTCTCTCTGGAAAAATTCGAATACCAGGAGATAAATCAATCTCCCACCGCTCTCTTATATTGGGAGGGTTAGCAAGTGGTGAAACATATATCCATGGATTACTTGAAAGCGCTGATGTACTCAATACAGCTGCTGCTATGCAGGCTATGGGCGCCTATATGATTAAGAAAGACGACCTCTGGATCATACGAGGAACAGGGAATGGTTGTCTCTTAGCTGCACAAAAACCGTTAGACTTTGGAAACTCTGGAACAGGTGCTCGCCTGATTATGGGAATGGTTGGTTCCTATCATATGAAAACAACTTTTATGGGTGATGCTTCTCTCTCTAAACGTCCCATGGGACGTATCCTCGAACCACTGCGTCTTATGGGTGTGGACATTGAGGCAACACACGGCGATCACCTTCCTTTAACGCTTTATGGTCCCAAAATAGCTAATCCGATTCGCTATCGTGTCCCCATAGCTTCCTCTCAAGTTAAATCAGCGGTTCTCCTTGCCGGACTCAATACTGCTGGCATTACAACTGTTATTGAACCGGTTCTTACACGCGATCATACGGAAAAAATGTTAAAAGCATTCGGTGCTAAACTTGAAATAGAAAGAGATAAAGAAGGTGCGCGTTTGATTCATCTTAATGGTTACCCCCATCTTACTGGACAAACGATTTATGTTCCAGGAGATCCTTCTTCTGCTGCTTTTCTAATTGTTGCTGCCCTTCTTGTAGAAGATTCTGATATCACTATTGAAAATGTTTTGATAAACAGTTCTCGAATAGGACTTATCAAAACATTGTGGGAAATGGGTGCTCAAATTGAATTTTTGAATCAACGCCAAACAGGTGGAGAAGATGTTGCTGATCTACGGATCAAATCATCGATCCTTAAAGGTGTTAGCGTGCCTAAAGAACGTGCTCCATCGATGATTGACGAATATCCCGCTTTGGCGGTAGCGGCAGCCTTTGCTGAAGGCAAAACAGTGATGCTAGGCATTGAAGAGTTGCGCGTTAAAGAATCAGATCGTCTCTCTGCTGTTGCTCAAGGATTAAAAATCAATCATGTAGATTGTGAAGAAGGGAAAGATTTCCTCATTGTTCATGGAAAAGGCTCTGGCAAAGGTTTAGGTGGTGGATATGTTACCACTTATCTTGATCACCGAATTGCTATGTGCTTTCTGATCTTTGGACTCGCATCAGAAAAACCTGTTACCATCGATGATAAACGAATGATCGCTACTAGCTTTCCAGAATTTATCCCTTTTATAAAACAACTTGGGGGAAAAATCGCTTGA
- the cmk gene encoding (d)CMP kinase — translation MKPFVIAIDGPAASGKGTLARKIATHYHLHHLDTGLTYRGVAHALLQKKLPLNDEKNAIICAQQLDFNTLNSALLSTHELGEAASKIAINPAVRNILVEKQRNFAKTLPGSVLDGRDIGTVVCPDADIKFYVLANVQIRAKRRYQEILEKGGQANYHEILSDLEQRDSRDITRKQSPLKPAKNTHLLDTSELSIEATFAIACTFIDPIIKMHIIG, via the coding sequence TTGAAACCTTTTGTGATTGCAATTGATGGACCAGCGGCTTCCGGAAAAGGAACATTAGCACGCAAAATTGCTACGCATTACCATCTTCATCATCTGGATACGGGGCTTACTTATCGCGGTGTTGCTCATGCACTTTTACAAAAAAAACTGCCTCTTAATGATGAAAAGAATGCTATCATTTGTGCCCAACAGCTTGATTTTAATACCTTAAATTCTGCCCTTCTTTCTACTCATGAACTTGGTGAAGCGGCTTCAAAAATAGCGATTAACCCTGCTGTACGCAATATTCTTGTCGAAAAACAACGTAATTTTGCCAAAACTTTACCTGGAAGTGTACTTGATGGTCGTGATATTGGTACTGTTGTCTGCCCCGATGCCGATATTAAATTTTATGTTTTAGCCAATGTTCAAATACGTGCCAAACGCCGTTACCAAGAAATTTTAGAAAAGGGGGGGCAAGCAAATTATCATGAAATTCTTAGCGATCTTGAACAGCGAGACAGTCGCGATATAACGCGCAAACAAAGCCCCCTAAAACCGGCAAAAAACACCCACTTGCTTGATACGTCAGAATTGAGTATAGAAGCAACATTTGCAATTGCATGTACTTTTATTGATCCAATCATAAAAATGCATATAATTGGATAA